Proteins from one Choloepus didactylus isolate mChoDid1 chromosome 4, mChoDid1.pri, whole genome shotgun sequence genomic window:
- the EIF5 gene encoding eukaryotic translation initiation factor 5: MSVNVNRSVSDQFYRYKMPRLIAKVEGKGNGIKTVIVNMVDVAKALNRPPTYPTKYFGCELGAQTQFDVKNDRYIVNGSHEANKLQDMLDGFIKKFVLCPECENPETDLHVNPKKQTIGNSCKACGYRGMLDTHHKLCTFILKNPPENSDSGTGKKEKEKKNRKGKDKENGSVSSSETPPPPPPPPNEISPPPHAMEEEEDDDWGEDTTEEAQRRRMDEISDHAKVLTLSDDLERTVEERVNILFDFVKKKKEEGIIDSSDKEIVAEAERLDVKAMGPLVLTEVLFNEKIREQIKKYRRHFLRFCHNNKKAQRYLLHGLECVVAMHQAQLISKIPHILKEMYDADLLEEEVIISWSEKASKKYVSKELAKEIRVKAEPFIKWLKEAEEESSGGEEEDEDENIEVVYSKTASVPKVETVKSDNKDDDIDIDAI; the protein is encoded by the exons ATGTCTGTCAACGTCAACCGCAGCGTGTCAGACCAGTTCTATCGCTACAAGATGCCCCGTCTGATCGCCAAG gTTGAGGGCAAAGGAAATGGAATCAAGACAGTTATAGTCAACATGGTTGACGTTGCAAAGGCACTTAATCGGCCTCCAACGT ATCCCACCAAATATTTTGGTTGTGAGCTGGGAGCACAGACCCAGTTTGATGTTAAGAATGACCGTTACATTGTCAATGGATCTCATGAGGCGAATAAGCTGCAAGACATGTTGGATGgattcattaaaaaatttgttctttgtccTGAGTGTGAGAATCCTGAAACAGATCTG CATGTCAATCCAAAGAAGCAAACAATAGGTAATTCTTGTAAAGCCTGTGGTTATCGAGGCATGCTTGACACACATCATAAACTCTGCACATTCATTCTCAAAAACCCACCTG AGAATAGTGACAGTggtacaggaaagaaagaaaaggaaaagaaaaataggaagggCAAAGACAAGGAAAATGGCTCTGTATCTAGCAGtgagacaccaccaccaccaccaccaccaccaaatgaAATCAGTCCTCCTCCACATGCTATG gaagaagaggaggatgaTGATTGGGGAGAAGATACAACTGAGGAAGCTCAAAGGCGCAGAATGGATGAAATCAGTGACCATGCAAAAGTTTTGACTCTCAGTGATGATTTGGAAAGGACTGTTGAAGAGCGGGTTAACATCCTATTTGATTTTGTTAAG aaaaagaaagaagagggtaTTATTGACTCATCTGACAAAGAAATTGTTGCTGAAGCAGAAAGACTGGATGTAAAAGCCATGGGCCCTCTTGTTTTGACGGAAGTTCTTTTTAATGAGAAGATTAGGGAGCAAATTAAGAAATACAGGCGCCATTTCCTACGA TTTTGTCATAACAACAAAAAGGCTCAACGGTACCTTCTTCATGGTTTGGAGTGTGTGGTGGCCATGCATCAAGCTCAGCTTATCTCCAAGATTCCACATATCTTGAAGGAGATGTATGATGCAGACCTTTTGGAAGAAGAAGTCATCATTAGCTGGTCAGAAAAG GCCTCTAAGAAATATGTCTCAAAGGAACTTGCCAAAGAGATTCGTGTCAAAGCGGAACCATTTATAAAGTGGTTGAAGGAAGCAGAGGAGGAATCTTCTGGTGGTgaagaggaagatgaagatgAGAACATTGAG GTGGTGTACTCGAAGACTGCCAGTGTACCTAAAGTTGAAACAGTGAAGTCTGACAACAAGGATGATGACATTGACATTGATGCCATTTAA